From a single Silene latifolia isolate original U9 population chromosome 6, ASM4854445v1, whole genome shotgun sequence genomic region:
- the LOC141586879 gene encoding N-acylphosphatidylethanolamine synthase-like produces the protein MGEVGRRTMEWAARSGHLAGVPRLTIITAIGTFAKAVTAVMNNTTVHNADTLLHLVRSRPVGVPLLTVSNHMSTLDDPLMWGFKGFPITDARLARWVLAAEDICFKNKMLSYCFRIGKCIPITRGGGIYQEHMNEALERLIDGEWLHTFPEGKVSQEDAPIRRLKWGTASLIVRAPVTPIILPIVHHGFHQVMPEDYMFGRRPPFPLSNKHIKIVVGDPIEFDLPRLRETALAESRDDSSPRLGWPNISPYKLDEAAQRWLYSTISEKIQTAMEGLRLFGKTLDKPED, from the exons ATGGGAGAGGTGGGAAGGAGGACGATGGAATGGGCGGCGCGTAGTGGACACCTCGCTGGAGTTCCCCGTTTAACTATCATCACGGCGATCGGCACGTTCGCGAAAGCGGTGACGGCGGTGATGAACAATACAACTGTACACAACGCCGACACTCTTCTCCATCTAGTTCGATCTCGTCCTGTCGGCGTTCCTCTCCTCACCGTCAGTAATCACATGTCCAC GTTAGATGATCCACTAATGTGGGGCTTCAAGGGATTCCCAATAACAGATGCAAGGTTGGCTAGATGGGTACTTGCTGCTGAAGACATATGCTTTAAAAATAAAATGTTATCATATTGTTTTCGGATTG GAAAATGCATTCCAATAACCAGAGGTGGTGGAATATATCAAGAACACATGAATGAAGCCCTTGAGCGTTTAATTGATGGAGAATGG CTGCACACATTTCCTGAAGGGAAGGTGTCACAAGAGGACGCTCCTATACGACGCTTGAAATGGGGAACTGCTAGCCTTATTGTCCGTGCACCAGTGACTCCAATAATATTACCTATTGTCCATCATGGCTTCCATCAG GTAATGCCAGAGGATTACATGTTCGGTAGGAGACCACCATTTCCGCTTAGCAATAAGCACATTAAGATAGTTGTTGGTGACCCGATAGAATTTGATCTTCCGAGACTAAGGGAGACTGCATTAGCAGAATCTCGTGATGACTCCTCTCCTAGGCTTGGCTGGCCAAATATCTCACCTTATAAGTTAGACGAAGCAGCTCAAAGATGGCTGTATTCGACCATATCAGAGAAGATACAAACTGCTATGGAAGGCTTGCGGCTATTTGGCAAAACACTTGATAAACCTGAGGATTGA